One stretch of Thermanaerosceptrum fracticalcis DNA includes these proteins:
- a CDS encoding PAS domain-containing sensor histidine kinase gives MYRHLRWLTIVVPVVGAAIFEILRFTVVPVLFPGLSSDGWGGSAILLLFVLAGGAIFSQGVFKIIDNQHHEIIRERQKLQSAFTYTSDGIIMIDRNLKILSINPAAEKITGWKADETIGKLTCSVINKCKFETEATKKYCSEACLNPECGHSQCWGRLVFEKQCSIPYVEMCISDREGCSKPVAVSYSYIPGDGYNEPQVEIILRDITERKKLEKAMHDMAVLEERYRLAREMHDGLAQTLCFLNLKCKTIENKLSKTGELLSEISEVKSVIQEALEEVRFNIFDLKANPQLQQSFSLWLKDYGCKFADNFRIPVEVIINVKDEWELPTAVKIHVTRIVQEALTNVRKHAQATKVRIELTEKSGEMVLVISDNGIGFVKEKVEKIGKKHFGLSIMEERAGLIGGSLTILPNEPAGTTICLTIPRTGKRTENVS, from the coding sequence ATGTACAGGCATCTTCGCTGGCTGACAATTGTAGTTCCCGTGGTAGGAGCAGCAATTTTCGAAATATTAAGGTTTACAGTAGTCCCTGTGTTGTTTCCCGGCTTATCCTCAGACGGATGGGGAGGGAGTGCGATCTTGCTTTTATTTGTACTGGCCGGAGGGGCCATTTTCTCCCAGGGTGTTTTTAAAATCATAGATAACCAGCACCATGAAATTATAAGGGAGAGGCAAAAGCTCCAAAGTGCCTTTACTTATACCTCAGATGGCATTATTATGATCGACAGGAATTTAAAAATTCTCTCCATAAACCCTGCAGCGGAAAAAATTACCGGTTGGAAAGCCGATGAGACCATTGGCAAACTAACTTGTTCAGTAATAAACAAGTGTAAATTTGAAACAGAGGCCACAAAAAAGTATTGTTCCGAAGCATGCCTCAATCCCGAGTGCGGGCACAGCCAGTGTTGGGGAAGACTGGTCTTTGAAAAACAGTGTTCCATACCCTATGTGGAAATGTGTATTAGTGACCGGGAAGGTTGCAGTAAACCTGTGGCCGTAAGTTATTCCTATATTCCTGGTGACGGATATAATGAACCCCAGGTAGAAATAATTTTGCGTGACATCACTGAACGTAAGAAGCTAGAGAAAGCCATGCATGATATGGCCGTTCTGGAGGAACGCTACCGTTTAGCCCGGGAAATGCATGATGGCCTGGCCCAAACCTTATGTTTTCTTAATTTGAAGTGTAAAACCATTGAAAATAAGCTTTCCAAGACTGGGGAATTGCTCAGTGAAATTTCTGAGGTGAAATCTGTTATCCAGGAAGCTCTGGAAGAAGTTCGTTTTAACATTTTTGATCTAAAAGCAAACCCCCAGTTGCAGCAGTCCTTTAGTCTATGGCTTAAGGACTATGGATGTAAATTTGCCGATAACTTCCGTATCCCGGTGGAAGTAATTATCAACGTAAAAGACGAATGGGAACTGCCCACAGCAGTGAAAATTCATGTTACACGGATTGTACAGGAAGCCTTGACCAATGTACGCAAACATGCCCAGGCAACAAAAGTAAGGATTGAGCTTACTGAAAAATCCGGCGAAATGGTGCTTGTCATTTCGGATAACGGCATTGGCTTTGTTAAGGAAAAAGTTGAGAAAATTGGCAAGAAACATTTTGGCCTTTCTATTATGGAAGAAAGAGCAGGTCTCATTGGAGGAAGTTTAACCATATTGCCTAATGAACCTGCCGGTACAACCATTTGTTTAACGATTCCCCGGACGGGAAAAAGAACAGAAAATGTCTCGTAA
- a CDS encoding helix-turn-helix domain-containing protein gives MDNPESIYTYLGAELRQLREAKGLTLMELGNLSGVSYTHISEIERGKTCASLKTLEKLAKVLEVPISHFVVSEEVLNLGERIRRLRESHGLTQAQLGDAVGVSLSLITQIETGRVKPSLLTLQKIARRLGISTSYFLLNEGIGGMAIQQSEDEIAMLHAIRENLLGFTVRELEIINRIIVLLRSLVKDSDICGFNRDINRFFQGLAPSARQQILQKVAELTAENNNGK, from the coding sequence GTGGATAATCCCGAAAGTATCTATACCTATTTAGGTGCGGAATTAAGACAGCTTCGTGAGGCTAAAGGTTTAACGTTGATGGAATTAGGTAACCTGTCAGGGGTTTCTTACACCCATATCAGTGAAATAGAGCGCGGCAAAACTTGCGCATCTTTAAAAACCCTTGAAAAATTGGCAAAGGTTCTGGAGGTGCCAATTAGTCACTTTGTGGTTTCTGAGGAAGTCCTTAATTTAGGAGAGAGGATTAGACGGCTCAGAGAAAGCCATGGCTTGACCCAGGCTCAATTGGGGGATGCTGTGGGAGTGTCTTTGAGCCTGATAACCCAGATTGAAACAGGGCGTGTTAAACCTTCTCTGCTTACATTACAGAAAATAGCCCGCAGGCTGGGAATCAGTACTTCTTACTTTCTCCTTAACGAGGGGATTGGCGGCATGGCTATCCAGCAGTCAGAAGATGAGATTGCCATGTTGCATGCTATCAGGGAGAACCTCTTAGGTTTTACTGTCAGAGAATTAGAAATTATTAACAGAATAATAGTCCTCTTACGTTCTCTGGTAAAAGATTCGGATATATGCGGGTTCAATCGTGACATCAACCGCTTCTTTCAGGGGTTAGCCCCTTCTGCACGGCAACAGATCTTACAAAAAGTGGCTGAACTTACTGCTGAAAACAATAATGGTAAATAA